In Methanosarcina siciliae T4/M, one genomic interval encodes:
- a CDS encoding ATP-grasp domain-containing protein, translated as MKILIAEFAVGTDIEKSLIPEGAAMLKTLAESFVRVGHEVYYPSAGTEIGAGTSLKSTVENFGQVVEREAKKCDAGLLIAPDGMLPELNRALEENTVNLGCSPESAACCADKVLCTEVLKKAGIRVPEIAERAEKGKKYVIKPRFGCGAEATSLVTEFEKTEAFIANDCIASEYIEGKHLSVSLIAGEKPLPLTVNRQFIEFGEKKAGDEENSEKTGISGIKYNGSLTPYRTPRKEELYETAISAVKCLGCFGYVGVDIVLSDLPYVVDVNPRPTASLFGISRVMKEEIGDLLLRNRFGELPDSVRIEGEYHFSKDMLGELFGKN; from the coding sequence ATGAAAATCCTGATTGCAGAATTCGCTGTAGGTACGGATATCGAAAAGTCCCTGATCCCGGAAGGGGCAGCTATGTTAAAAACACTTGCAGAAAGCTTTGTCCGGGTAGGGCATGAAGTGTACTATCCGTCTGCAGGTACGGAAATAGGTGCAGGCACTTCCTTGAAATCCACGGTTGAAAACTTCGGGCAGGTAGTTGAAAGGGAGGCAAAGAAATGTGATGCCGGACTTCTTATTGCTCCTGACGGAATGCTTCCCGAGCTGAACCGGGCACTTGAAGAAAACACCGTAAACCTGGGGTGCTCACCGGAATCGGCAGCCTGCTGTGCGGACAAAGTCCTGTGCACAGAAGTCCTGAAAAAGGCAGGAATTAGGGTTCCGGAGATTGCGGAAAGGGCTGAAAAGGGCAAAAAGTATGTCATAAAGCCAAGGTTCGGATGCGGGGCAGAGGCAACATCTCTTGTTACGGAATTCGAAAAAACGGAAGCTTTCATTGCCAATGATTGCATCGCAAGTGAATATATTGAAGGAAAACACCTGAGCGTAAGTCTGATTGCCGGGGAAAAGCCGCTTCCACTTACCGTAAACCGCCAGTTCATCGAGTTTGGAGAGAAAAAGGCCGGAGACGAAGAAAATTCTGAGAAAACCGGGATATCGGGCATAAAATACAACGGAAGCCTAACTCCCTACAGGACTCCGCGAAAAGAGGAACTCTATGAGACTGCTATCTCTGCAGTGAAGTGTCTGGGTTGCTTTGGGTATGTGGGTGTGGATATCGTACTTTCAGACCTTCCGTATGTCGTTGATGTAAATCCAAGACCTACGGCTTCTTTGTTCGGGATTAGCAGGGTTATGAAGGAAGAAATCGGCGACCTTCTTCTCAGGAACAGGTTTGGCGAACTCCCGGATTCCGTGCGGATCGAAGGGGAATATCACTTTTCGAAAGATATGCTTGGAGAACTTTTCGGAAAGAATTGA
- a CDS encoding heat-shock protein — protein MVENPFVKTLTVAVLMGIFLVDMGLGVFDIFSTKSSPLPSAFVLMIFAVMFIGGMVFYERQGLDTLSSIMGGALAGFGLSFVFVSLVGGVQFALGGGISAIGWEQVISAVAGCMIAGVVMLKVLSYKLQNHFY, from the coding sequence TTGGTTGAAAATCCTTTTGTCAAAACCCTCACTGTTGCGGTTCTTATGGGTATATTCCTGGTCGACATGGGGTTAGGGGTATTTGATATATTTTCTACTAAATCAAGCCCCCTGCCGTCGGCATTTGTGCTTATGATCTTTGCTGTCATGTTTATAGGGGGGATGGTCTTCTATGAGAGACAGGGGCTAGACACCCTGAGTTCCATTATGGGAGGAGCACTTGCAGGCTTTGGACTTTCCTTCGTATTTGTCTCCCTTGTTGGAGGCGTGCAGTTTGCTCTGGGAGGAGGAATTTCCGCTATTGGATGGGAACAGGTAATTTCGGCAGTTGCAGGCTGCATGATTGCAGGCGTTGTAATGCTCAAAGTGCTATCGTATAAACTTCAGAACCACTTTTACTGA
- a CDS encoding zinc finger domain-containing protein, with protein MSSQKIEYCTSCGIRLVEKGYVKFPCPQCGAEIGRCISCRQQGNVYTCPKCGFKAP; from the coding sequence ATGTCATCACAGAAAATTGAATACTGTACCTCATGCGGTATCCGTCTTGTGGAGAAAGGCTATGTGAAGTTTCCCTGCCCTCAGTGCGGAGCAGAGATCGGAAGATGTATAAGCTGCAGGCAGCAGGGTAACGTATATACCTGTCCGAAGTGCGGATTCAAAGCTCCGTGA
- a CDS encoding elongation factor 1-beta, translating into MGDVAAKIKIMPEGIETDLAELKEKIKAVIPAMADLHGDIVEEPIAFGLKALIVTLIVNDEEGGTEPAEEAFAKVSGVENVQVLEAYRI; encoded by the coding sequence ATGGGTGATGTTGCAGCAAAAATTAAAATTATGCCAGAAGGTATCGAAACCGACCTTGCGGAATTGAAAGAGAAAATAAAAGCCGTAATTCCTGCAATGGCCGACCTTCACGGAGATATTGTTGAGGAACCTATCGCTTTTGGTTTGAAGGCTCTGATTGTAACATTAATCGTTAATGATGAAGAAGGTGGAACTGAACCTGCAGAAGAAGCCTTTGCAAAAGTTTCCGGCGTCGAGAACGTTCAGGTTCTGGAAGCCTACCGCATCTGA
- the thiI gene encoding tRNA uracil 4-sulfurtransferase ThiI, translating to MPDTFTDNTDNQDSDPSRQGSEGQANVVIVRYGELALKSTGVRNWYEKILMKNIAAMLDSRNIPHSLLRREWGRIFIETTDPQAAGAAADVFGVVSTSPALVTEPDLESASRTCAFLGTGLIREGESFAIRARRSGNHPFSSADVGRKCGDAVWNALEKEGKHPRVNLSSPDKEIFVEMRQNLAYVYLETVKGVGGLPLGTQGSMVVLMSGGLDSPVAAWLMMKRGVMITPVYCNNSPYAEDAARKRAFDCIRQLQAWAPGQQFTTYEIPHGPNLRAFIGTCERKNTCLLCKRMMYREAYEVMKKVGASGIITGSSLGQVASQTAANMHAEIYQLPIPIYHPLIAFDKTEIVDIARRIGTYDISTRPAGTCTAVPERPEVKANYDLIVLEEKKLGIETMVSDALKAVKILKL from the coding sequence ATGCCAGATACTTTTACTGACAATACGGATAATCAGGACTCAGATCCTTCTCGCCAGGGTTCCGAAGGCCAGGCAAATGTTGTTATAGTTAGATACGGGGAGCTTGCCCTTAAAAGCACAGGAGTTCGGAACTGGTATGAGAAAATTCTCATGAAGAACATTGCCGCAATGCTGGACTCAAGGAACATTCCGCATTCCCTTCTGCGGAGAGAATGGGGAAGGATATTTATCGAGACAACAGATCCGCAAGCAGCAGGAGCTGCAGCAGACGTTTTTGGAGTCGTTTCAACTTCCCCTGCATTAGTAACGGAACCGGACCTTGAGAGCGCGTCCAGAACCTGTGCCTTTCTTGGAACAGGCCTAATTCGGGAAGGAGAGTCTTTTGCCATTCGGGCAAGAAGAAGCGGAAACCATCCGTTCTCCTCAGCAGATGTGGGGCGAAAATGCGGGGATGCTGTCTGGAACGCACTTGAAAAAGAAGGAAAACATCCCAGAGTGAACCTAAGTTCTCCGGATAAGGAAATTTTTGTAGAGATGCGGCAGAATCTGGCTTACGTTTATCTGGAAACGGTTAAAGGAGTGGGAGGGCTACCCCTTGGCACGCAGGGCAGTATGGTAGTGCTTATGTCCGGAGGCCTCGATTCCCCTGTTGCCGCATGGCTGATGATGAAACGCGGGGTAATGATTACACCTGTTTACTGCAATAACTCTCCCTACGCAGAAGATGCAGCAAGGAAAAGGGCTTTTGATTGCATCCGCCAGCTTCAGGCCTGGGCCCCAGGACAACAGTTCACAACTTATGAGATCCCCCACGGTCCAAATCTAAGGGCTTTTATCGGGACATGCGAGCGGAAAAACACCTGCCTCCTCTGCAAGCGCATGATGTACAGGGAAGCCTACGAAGTTATGAAAAAAGTTGGGGCAAGCGGGATTATTACCGGCTCATCTCTCGGACAGGTGGCTTCCCAGACTGCGGCCAATATGCATGCCGAAATCTACCAGCTTCCTATCCCGATTTATCACCCGTTAATTGCCTTTGACAAGACCGAGATCGTGGATATCGCCCGCAGAATTGGAACTTACGATATCTCTACAAGGCCGGCAGGAACCTGTACCGCAGTTCCGGAGCGACCCGAAGTTAAGGCAAACTATGACCTTATAGTCCTTGAAGAGAAAAAGCTTGGGATTGAGACCATGGTTAGCGATGCCCTGAAAGCTGTAAAAATCCTCAAGCTCTGA
- a CDS encoding universal stress protein — MSENLLKKILIATDGSENAQKAAAYGIDIAKVTGAQVYALYVVSTEHAGTARSVMGWTDAFEEYLANKGGVATAYVEKLGKEAGVKVEPLYLKGVPAEKILEYAEESDIDLIVMGTQGLTGVQRFLIGSVAENVLRHSKVPVMIIR, encoded by the coding sequence ATGAGTGAAAATCTTTTAAAAAAAATTCTGATTGCAACGGATGGTTCGGAAAACGCCCAAAAAGCAGCTGCTTATGGAATCGACATTGCGAAAGTAACAGGGGCTCAAGTATATGCCCTTTATGTTGTTTCTACCGAGCACGCCGGAACTGCCAGGTCGGTTATGGGCTGGACCGATGCATTTGAAGAATATCTCGCAAATAAAGGAGGAGTTGCAACCGCTTATGTAGAAAAACTCGGAAAAGAAGCCGGAGTTAAAGTGGAGCCGTTGTACTTGAAAGGCGTCCCGGCTGAAAAAATCCTTGAATATGCAGAGGAGAGTGATATTGACCTGATAGTAATGGGCACACAGGGCCTGACCGGAGTCCAGAGGTTCCTGATCGGTAGTGTGGCAGAAAACGTTCTAAGGCACTCAAAAGTACCCGTAATGATTATAAGGTAA
- a CDS encoding PAS domain-containing protein, with product MGDWKIKTNGFPEKKEDIEEEEDRELEQESSIKLQEKIIEPFPSENPNPVLRVEKDGKVLFANRAACFLLEHWGIKEGGELPQALKHGIRRAFSQKTPEKLEIRIGETTYALMLYPRPEIELIDIYGFDISFRVRAEEKLRSWHERLENLVELRTLEYIEANDKLAWELTERKGIEKTLRNNLQFLETLLDSIPSPVFQRDRNDIYVNCNESFARQIMGLPKKLVIGGSFSEFQKKIPKELAEIYYKHDRELLDSRGSRYYETRVNCADGVSRDFLFHKATYENSLGEVAGVVGVMLDITPCKEAEKFFRKGEKRYRITAKQTGQIVYDYDVESGKIGWAGSIQQLTGYSSEEFSQVDLEGWIAHVHPEDRGRVWESHEKCMENGGKCLEEYGFRKKDGSYICVEDVGIYLKVGDKRVCRVLGVIKDITEKRSSRGKLQESEERFRITTEQTGQIVFEHDHGDNMIKWAGAVQDVTGYTAEEFSKFDYAMWTNHIHPRDRERVLGELRIFHMTDTKFRVEYRFRKKDGTYIHVEDSGVYQRNEEGSIRRSLGVIKDITGIKLASEKLKESEARYRSFMKNFRGIAFQMGIDFTLILIDGNTEETTGYCREEFFSGKVNWYQLVHPADRYRVFENRGRLKKDPLLLIGHEYRIRHRDGNIRWVREIIQNVSDPSDKKRILQGTIYDISKQKEAEESLAKVEEIRKKEIHHRIKNNLQVISSLLELQAEKFDDPEVLEAFRESQNRVATMAIIHEELYRSRNNETLDFSAYLQKLTADLFNSYIVRKGDVGMQLNIEEIFLGMDTAVPLGIIINELVSNSLKHAFPSGRKGEVCISLCRTEENNENKSISNIINNMDSKSPVDKNIQHILVVSDNGLGFPENVDFRNTNSLGLQLVNILVEQLEGTIELENDSGTKFKIWFKEPCQSSERVSSAKGEI from the coding sequence ATGGGGGACTGGAAGATTAAAACTAACGGATTTCCCGAGAAAAAAGAAGATATTGAAGAAGAAGAGGATAGGGAACTGGAGCAGGAAAGCTCAATAAAACTGCAAGAAAAAATAATAGAGCCCTTCCCTTCGGAGAATCCTAACCCTGTCCTCAGAGTAGAAAAGGATGGGAAAGTTCTTTTTGCCAATAGGGCAGCTTGTTTTCTTCTTGAACACTGGGGTATTAAAGAAGGAGGTGAGCTTCCTCAAGCCCTGAAACACGGTATAAGAAGGGCTTTTTCCCAGAAAACACCTGAAAAACTTGAAATCAGAATAGGGGAAACTACGTATGCCCTGATGCTCTATCCTCGTCCGGAAATTGAGCTCATAGACATTTACGGGTTTGATATAAGTTTCAGGGTCCGGGCTGAGGAAAAACTCAGGTCCTGGCATGAGAGGCTGGAAAATCTTGTTGAGCTGAGAACCCTGGAGTACATAGAAGCAAACGATAAACTTGCATGGGAACTCACTGAAAGGAAAGGTATTGAAAAGACCCTGCGGAACAATCTCCAGTTTCTTGAGACCCTTTTAGACAGCATTCCGAGCCCCGTCTTCCAGAGGGATCGGAACGATATTTATGTAAACTGCAACGAGAGTTTTGCCCGGCAAATCATGGGGCTTCCTAAAAAGCTGGTCATAGGGGGCTCCTTCTCCGAGTTTCAAAAAAAGATCCCAAAAGAACTTGCTGAGATATATTACAAACATGACAGGGAACTTCTCGATAGTAGGGGGAGCCGTTACTACGAGACCAGAGTTAACTGTGCTGACGGCGTAAGCAGAGACTTCCTGTTCCATAAAGCTACTTATGAGAATAGTTTGGGAGAAGTTGCCGGTGTTGTGGGTGTAATGCTGGATATCACCCCGTGCAAAGAAGCTGAGAAATTTTTCCGAAAAGGGGAGAAGAGGTACAGGATTACTGCTAAGCAGACAGGGCAGATAGTTTATGATTATGATGTTGAATCTGGAAAAATTGGCTGGGCCGGATCAATCCAGCAGCTTACAGGCTACAGCTCTGAAGAGTTTAGTCAGGTAGATCTGGAAGGATGGATAGCTCATGTCCATCCTGAGGATCGAGGAAGGGTCTGGGAATCACATGAAAAGTGTATGGAAAACGGGGGGAAATGTCTTGAAGAATACGGATTCAGAAAAAAAGACGGGAGTTACATCTGCGTTGAAGATGTCGGCATTTACCTTAAAGTAGGGGATAAAAGAGTTTGCAGGGTTCTTGGAGTAATAAAAGATATCACAGAGAAGAGATCCTCCCGGGGAAAACTTCAGGAAAGCGAAGAAAGGTTCCGAATAACTACCGAGCAGACAGGGCAGATAGTGTTTGAGCACGACCACGGAGATAATATGATTAAGTGGGCAGGAGCTGTCCAAGATGTCACGGGATATACGGCGGAGGAGTTTAGCAAATTCGACTATGCTATGTGGACAAACCATATCCATCCTAGAGACCGGGAACGAGTTCTTGGCGAACTCCGGATATTTCATATGACTGACACTAAGTTCCGCGTTGAGTACAGGTTCAGGAAAAAGGATGGAACCTATATTCATGTGGAAGATAGCGGGGTTTACCAGAGGAATGAAGAAGGAAGCATTCGAAGGTCTTTAGGTGTAATAAAAGACATTACAGGCATAAAACTGGCTTCTGAAAAACTGAAAGAAAGCGAGGCTCGATACAGGTCCTTCATGAAAAACTTCCGGGGAATTGCTTTCCAGATGGGAATCGACTTCACCCTGATTCTCATAGATGGCAATACGGAAGAAACCACAGGGTACTGCAGAGAAGAATTCTTCTCCGGAAAAGTTAACTGGTACCAGCTTGTCCATCCTGCAGATAGATATAGGGTTTTTGAGAATAGAGGGAGACTGAAAAAGGATCCCCTGCTTTTAATAGGGCATGAGTACCGGATAAGGCACAGGGATGGAAATATAAGGTGGGTTCGTGAGATTATACAGAACGTCTCCGACCCTTCGGACAAAAAGAGAATTTTACAGGGGACAATCTATGATATCAGCAAGCAAAAAGAAGCTGAAGAATCTCTTGCAAAAGTGGAAGAAATCCGTAAGAAGGAAATACACCACAGGATCAAAAACAACCTGCAGGTAATCTCAAGCCTCCTTGAACTTCAGGCAGAGAAATTTGACGATCCCGAGGTCCTCGAAGCCTTCCGGGAGAGCCAGAACCGGGTTGCTACGATGGCAATAATTCATGAGGAACTGTACAGGTCCCGAAATAACGAGACTCTGGATTTTTCAGCTTACCTTCAGAAACTGACTGCAGACCTGTTCAACTCATACATTGTCCGAAAAGGAGATGTCGGGATGCAGCTCAACATTGAAGAGATTTTCCTTGGAATGGATACTGCAGTTCCTCTTGGGATAATCATCAATGAGCTTGTATCCAATTCTCTTAAACACGCATTTCCATCGGGCAGGAAAGGTGAAGTTTGCATCAGCCTCTGCAGAACAGAAGAAAATAATGAAAATAAAAGTATAAGTAATATCATCAATAATATGGATTCTAAGAGTCCAGTCGATAAAAATATACAGCACATACTGGTAGTTTCGGATAATGGGTTGGGTTTTCCGGAAAACGTTGATTTCAGGAACACGAACTCTCTGGGTCTCCAGCTGGTAAATATACTTGTTGAACAACTGGAGGGTACGATTGAACTTGAAAATGATTCGGGGACCAAGTTCAAGATCTGGTTTAAAGAACCCTGCCAGTCATCTGAAAGAGTGTCCAGTGCCAAAGGGGAGATATAA
- the pspAA gene encoding PspA-associated protein PspAA produces MIIRIIGEGQYRAPEALCEELNKIDNRIVVLVSEEKAEEFRKELSKLISEIKEKGEAIGAEEILESDIIVPPEDLSLEEAKAVFTGSGIFED; encoded by the coding sequence ATGATAATCCGGATCATTGGAGAAGGGCAGTACCGGGCACCTGAAGCCCTCTGCGAGGAATTAAACAAGATAGATAACAGAATCGTAGTCCTTGTTTCGGAAGAGAAAGCCGAGGAGTTTCGAAAAGAACTTTCAAAGCTGATCTCGGAGATAAAGGAAAAAGGAGAAGCAATTGGCGCAGAAGAAATTCTGGAATCCGACATCATTGTCCCCCCGGAAGACCTGAGCCTTGAGGAAGCAAAAGCCGTATTTACAGGTTCAGGGATTTTTGAGGACTGA
- a CDS encoding PspA/IM30 family protein — protein sequence MGLLTRMETVFKSKMNKVLNKMEDPRETLDYSYEKQLELLQNVKRGIAEVTTSKKRLQLQRAKLIQNNEKLEKQARDAVAADREDLARLALERKAALQQQVDGIDREIVELEKQEEKLVSSEKRLSTKVEIFRTKKESIKAQYSAAEAQVKINESVTGIGEEMADVGLALERAENKTEEMKARAEAIDELMEAGTLEDLTGSKDDIERELAKISAQTSVESELAKLKAEAGKEPEKEKTGEEKKEV from the coding sequence ATGGGATTATTAACACGGATGGAAACCGTATTTAAATCAAAGATGAACAAAGTGCTTAACAAAATGGAAGACCCTCGGGAAACCCTTGATTATTCCTATGAAAAGCAGCTGGAATTGCTGCAGAACGTAAAGAGAGGTATTGCAGAAGTGACAACTTCTAAAAAACGCCTCCAGCTCCAGCGGGCAAAACTGATTCAGAACAACGAAAAACTTGAGAAACAGGCAAGAGATGCGGTTGCCGCTGACCGGGAAGATCTCGCAAGGCTTGCTCTTGAGAGAAAAGCAGCCCTCCAGCAGCAGGTTGATGGGATTGACAGGGAAATCGTAGAGCTAGAAAAACAGGAAGAAAAGCTCGTTTCCTCGGAGAAGAGGCTTTCTACAAAAGTAGAGATTTTCAGGACAAAGAAAGAGTCCATTAAAGCCCAGTACTCCGCAGCCGAAGCCCAGGTGAAGATTAATGAGTCCGTCACCGGGATAGGCGAAGAGATGGCAGATGTGGGGCTTGCCCTTGAAAGAGCTGAAAATAAGACCGAAGAGATGAAAGCTCGCGCCGAGGCAATTGACGAGCTTATGGAAGCCGGCACCCTCGAAGACCTCACAGGCAGCAAGGATGATATTGAACGTGAACTTGCAAAAATCAGTGCCCAGACCAGTGTCGAATCCGAACTTGCAAAGCTTAAAGCCGAAGCTGGGAAGGAGCCCGAAAAAGAGAAAACTGGGGAAGAAAAAAAGGAGGTCTGA
- a CDS encoding response regulator → MKKAKILVVEDQNIVALNIRNKLKNLGYTVPGTASTGEEAIRKAELTNADLVLMDIMLKGDMDGIEAAREIKARLKIPVLYLTAYTDDETLERAKMTEPAGYISKPFKEEDLHSNIEMALHKHKAEKKEIESDSDE, encoded by the coding sequence ATGAAAAAAGCAAAAATTCTGGTTGTTGAAGACCAGAACATTGTCGCTCTGAACATCAGAAACAAACTCAAAAATCTGGGTTATACCGTACCCGGTACTGCTTCCACAGGAGAGGAAGCAATAAGAAAGGCGGAGCTGACAAATGCGGATCTTGTTTTGATGGATATCATGTTGAAAGGAGATATGGATGGAATTGAAGCCGCACGTGAAATAAAAGCTCGCCTTAAAATTCCTGTCCTGTATCTGACAGCTTATACTGACGATGAAACCCTTGAAAGGGCTAAAATGACGGAACCGGCGGGATACATTTCCAAGCCTTTCAAAGAAGAAGACCTGCACAGCAATATCGAGATGGCACTCCATAAACACAAAGCCGAAAAAAAAGAGATTGAATCCGATAGTGATGAATAA
- a CDS encoding amino acid kinase family protein: MKTIRVVIKVGGSLISEAPALLNRLVKEFGSGHSEATVDEQVSDEQVSESPLFSILIVPGGGIFADAVRGADERFGLGDDAAHWMAVLGMEQYACYLQDKSLAQVKDSITEEPSSGVSILFPYRLLKAEDPLPHSWNVTSDTIAAWVAKQTGALFIKVTDVDGIFREGKLAREVFATDFSENFESCIDPFLPEFLLKNRMECRVINGKFPERVIRAVYGKPVPCTTVKGNI, from the coding sequence ATGAAAACCATTCGGGTAGTTATTAAAGTGGGAGGAAGCCTTATCAGTGAAGCTCCGGCGCTTCTTAACAGGCTCGTAAAAGAATTTGGTTCCGGACATTCGGAAGCTACTGTGGATGAGCAGGTTTCCGATGAGCAGGTTTCCGAAAGCCCCCTTTTTTCCATCCTTATCGTGCCCGGAGGAGGAATATTTGCAGATGCTGTAAGGGGGGCTGACGAGAGGTTCGGGCTTGGGGACGATGCAGCTCACTGGATGGCTGTACTTGGCATGGAGCAGTACGCCTGCTACCTGCAGGACAAAAGCCTGGCTCAGGTCAAGGATTCGATTACAGAAGAACCGTCTTCCGGAGTTTCTATTCTTTTTCCTTACAGGTTGCTGAAGGCTGAAGACCCTCTGCCTCACTCCTGGAACGTGACTTCGGATACAATTGCTGCCTGGGTTGCGAAGCAGACCGGAGCCCTCTTCATTAAGGTTACGGATGTTGACGGGATTTTCAGGGAGGGAAAACTTGCCAGGGAGGTTTTTGCCACCGATTTCTCAGAAAATTTTGAGAGCTGCATTGACCCTTTCCTGCCCGAATTTCTCCTGAAAAACAGAATGGAATGCAGAGTTATTAACGGAAAATTTCCTGAGAGGGTGATTCGGGCGGTGTACGGAAAACCTGTACCCTGTACAACGGTAAAGGGGAATATTTAA
- a CDS encoding hydantoinase/oxoprolinase family protein codes for MNSKIIGLDIGGANTKLASADGKIVELHYLPLWKNTRLPEVLKEIAQRLKPEGVAVVMTGELADCFEDKEQGIRFIKETVDSAFGSEKVSYINSQGKFQSEADSLRELAAANWAASARLIGKELGDCIFVDVGSTTSDIIPIISGEHRAGLTDFERLLRSELVYAGTLRTNLAALLEKVKLEKGLCRTSSELFATTADAYLLLGKIEEAAYTCETADGAGRSRIDAMRRIARLVCADLSEVGDREICEIAEQVKEKQVSTLAEAIFEVAERNGLNMIVSAGLGEFLIQEAAERLGFECISVSGRWGEEISKVFPAYAAARLLAAEKSGN; via the coding sequence ATGAATTCAAAAATCATAGGACTTGACATTGGAGGGGCGAACACAAAGCTTGCTTCTGCGGACGGAAAGATCGTAGAACTTCATTATCTGCCTCTCTGGAAAAATACCAGGCTGCCGGAGGTCTTAAAGGAGATTGCACAAAGGCTGAAGCCTGAAGGGGTAGCTGTTGTGATGACCGGGGAGCTTGCGGACTGTTTTGAAGACAAAGAGCAGGGTATTCGTTTCATAAAAGAAACGGTTGATTCGGCTTTCGGTTCTGAAAAGGTCTCATATATAAACAGTCAGGGAAAGTTCCAGAGTGAAGCTGATTCCCTGAGGGAGCTTGCTGCCGCAAACTGGGCAGCTTCAGCCCGGTTGATCGGAAAAGAGCTTGGAGATTGTATTTTTGTTGATGTCGGGAGTACCACAAGCGATATCATCCCTATCATATCAGGGGAACACAGAGCAGGGCTCACGGACTTCGAACGCCTGCTCAGGAGTGAACTCGTATACGCAGGCACCCTCAGGACAAACCTTGCCGCTCTTCTTGAAAAGGTAAAGCTTGAGAAAGGCTTGTGCAGGACCTCCTCGGAACTCTTTGCAACGACGGCAGACGCTTACCTCCTCCTTGGGAAAATCGAAGAAGCTGCATACACCTGTGAGACGGCTGACGGGGCTGGCAGGAGCAGAATAGATGCCATGCGCAGGATTGCAAGGCTTGTCTGTGCAGACCTTTCGGAGGTCGGGGACAGAGAAATCTGTGAGATTGCAGAGCAGGTAAAAGAGAAACAGGTCTCTACCCTGGCTGAAGCAATCTTCGAGGTTGCGGAAAGAAACGGACTTAACATGATTGTATCTGCGGGCCTGGGAGAGTTTCTGATTCAGGAAGCTGCAGAAAGGCTCGGATTCGAATGCATTTCGGTTTCCGGGCGCTGGGGAGAAGAGATTTCAAAGGTTTTCCCGGCATATGCTGCTGCTCGCCTGCTGGCAGCCGAAAAATCAGGAAACTGA